The following proteins are co-located in the Mesorhizobium sp. M1E.F.Ca.ET.045.02.1.1 genome:
- a CDS encoding EamA family transporter yields MPAKTDMTIELALLAVLAVLWGASYTFIKIGVATIPPVTFIAGRTLIAGGILLGLIRWRGLAMPRDAVNWRRFMFQACLNSVVPFTLIAAAERSIDAGLATILNATSPIFTFLLTALITRHEPVTPRKLVGVGAGIAGICLIVGTEALGGLGHQLWAQLAVVAATICYAGAAIFGRNFRGLDPMLPAAGSMICGAAILIPLSLVFDRPWTLMPSTASILALFGLSVFSTALAFSIFFRLIHTLGSVGTTSQAYLRVPIGVGIGAVFLGESLGPTAWLGMAFVVVGVAAMTIPARQARLAQ; encoded by the coding sequence ATGCCCGCAAAGACCGATATGACCATCGAACTGGCGCTGTTGGCCGTGCTGGCGGTGTTGTGGGGCGCCTCCTACACCTTTATCAAGATCGGCGTCGCGACGATCCCGCCGGTGACCTTCATCGCCGGCCGCACGCTGATCGCCGGCGGCATTCTGCTTGGCCTCATCCGCTGGCGCGGCCTCGCCATGCCGCGGGATGCGGTCAACTGGCGCCGCTTCATGTTCCAGGCCTGCCTCAACAGCGTCGTCCCGTTCACGCTGATCGCCGCCGCCGAGCGCTCGATCGATGCAGGCCTCGCCACCATCCTCAACGCCACGTCGCCGATCTTCACCTTCCTGCTGACGGCGCTGATCACCCGCCACGAACCGGTGACGCCGCGCAAGCTGGTCGGCGTCGGCGCCGGCATCGCCGGCATTTGCCTCATCGTCGGCACCGAGGCCCTTGGCGGGCTCGGCCATCAATTGTGGGCACAGCTTGCGGTCGTCGCCGCCACAATCTGCTATGCCGGCGCCGCCATCTTCGGCCGCAATTTCAGAGGGCTCGACCCGATGCTGCCGGCCGCCGGCTCGATGATCTGCGGCGCGGCGATCCTGATACCCTTGAGCCTCGTCTTCGACCGGCCCTGGACATTGATGCCATCGACGGCGTCGATCCTTGCTCTCTTCGGGCTTTCGGTCTTCTCCACCGCGCTCGCCTTCTCGATCTTCTTCCGGCTCATCCACACGCTGGGCTCGGTCGGCACCACCTCGCAGGCCTATCTGCGCGTGCCGATCGGCGTCGGCATCGGCGCTGTCTTCCTCGGTGAGAGCCTCGGCCCGACCGCTTGGCTCGGCATGGCGTTTGTCGTCGTCGGCGTCGCCGCCATGACCATACCGGCTCGTCAGGCCAGGCTTGCGCAATAA
- a CDS encoding sulfate transporter family protein: MILDAARAAASQLFSPEFRSVFLKTLGLTVLALVALWFGIESLLEWLAWPWLQTFVPGLPAWAGWLSAIIAGIVLAVGMALLVAPVTAIVAGLFLDDVAEVVERTDYPNDPPGRAVPALHSLVLAIKFFGVIVVGNIVALLLLLMPGINIAAFFIVNGYLLGREFFEFAAMRFRPEAEAKALRRKHAGTVFLAGLVIAVFLAVPLLNLLTPLFAAAVMVHLHKAVSARELV; the protein is encoded by the coding sequence GTGATTCTTGACGCCGCCCGCGCCGCCGCCAGCCAGCTGTTCTCGCCCGAATTCCGCTCCGTCTTCCTGAAGACGCTTGGATTGACAGTGCTGGCGCTGGTGGCGTTGTGGTTTGGCATCGAGAGCCTGCTCGAATGGCTGGCCTGGCCGTGGCTGCAGACATTCGTGCCTGGCCTGCCTGCCTGGGCCGGTTGGCTCAGCGCCATCATCGCCGGCATCGTCCTCGCGGTGGGAATGGCGCTGCTCGTGGCACCAGTGACGGCGATCGTCGCCGGCCTGTTCCTCGACGATGTCGCCGAGGTGGTCGAGCGCACCGATTACCCGAACGATCCGCCCGGCCGCGCTGTGCCTGCGCTGCATTCGCTGGTGCTGGCGATCAAATTCTTCGGCGTCATCGTCGTCGGCAACATCGTCGCCTTGTTGCTGCTCCTGATGCCGGGCATCAACATCGCCGCCTTCTTCATCGTCAACGGCTATCTGCTCGGGCGCGAGTTCTTCGAATTCGCCGCCATGCGCTTCCGTCCCGAGGCCGAGGCCAAGGCGCTGCGCCGGAAACACGCCGGCACCGTGTTCCTGGCCGGGCTGGTTATCGCCGTCTTCCTTGCCGTGCCGCTGCTCAACCTTCTGACGCCGCTCTTCGCCGCCGCCGTGATGGTGCATCTGCACAAGGCGGTTTCGGCGCGCGAGCTGGTTTAG
- the dut gene encoding dUTP diphosphatase, with amino-acid sequence MRTAVYPSSVIGPTVGFVRLPHGEGLPLPAYESSGAAGMDLRAAVPEDRPLLILPGKRALVPTGLILEIPEGMEGQVRPRSGLAFKHGLTCLNTPGTIDSDYRGEVKVLLVNLGDEDFAVTRGMRIAQIVFAAVTQVASEERSLAGGTTRGAGGFGSTGTA; translated from the coding sequence ATGCGCACCGCTGTCTATCCTTCCTCCGTCATCGGCCCCACCGTCGGTTTCGTCAGGCTCCCGCATGGCGAGGGCTTGCCGTTGCCGGCCTATGAAAGCTCAGGCGCTGCCGGAATGGATCTGCGTGCCGCGGTGCCGGAAGACCGGCCGCTGCTCATCCTGCCGGGAAAGCGCGCGCTGGTGCCGACAGGACTGATCCTGGAAATCCCGGAAGGCATGGAAGGCCAGGTCCGGCCGCGTTCCGGCCTCGCCTTCAAGCATGGCCTCACCTGCCTCAACACGCCCGGCACAATCGACAGCGACTATCGCGGTGAGGTGAAGGTGCTGCTCGTCAATCTCGGCGATGAGGATTTCGCGGTGACGCGCGGCATGCGGATCGCGCAGATCGTGTTTGCCGCGGTGACGCAGGTCGCCAGCGAGGAACGCTCGCTCGCCGGCGGCACGACACGCGGCGCCGGCGGCTTCGGGTCGACCGGCACCGCTTGA
- a CDS encoding oxaloacetate decarboxylase, translating into MDKGKIFRDLHASTFVMPNPWDIGTTKLLASFGFKALATTSAGFAFSRGLPDGAVTFEAMIHHCREVTAATDLPVSADLERGKGDSPEQAAETIFAAEAAGLAGCSIEDHTGDPDNPIYDFSHAVERVAAAVEAARALKHDFVFTARAENFLWGKTDLDDTIKRLQAFENAGADVLYAPGLSDVDMVRTVCSAVSKPINVMARPGFTVAELAAAGVKRISLGPWLTNFAYGMLETAAREILQDGTFGFTRAAMPFGKLQALFRGGATEQD; encoded by the coding sequence ATGGACAAGGGCAAGATTTTTCGCGATCTGCATGCCTCCACCTTCGTCATGCCCAACCCCTGGGACATAGGCACGACCAAGCTTCTGGCTTCCTTCGGCTTCAAGGCGCTGGCAACGACAAGCGCCGGCTTCGCGTTCTCGCGCGGGCTGCCAGACGGCGCCGTGACGTTCGAGGCCATGATCCACCATTGCCGCGAGGTGACGGCGGCCACCGACCTGCCGGTTTCTGCCGACCTCGAACGCGGCAAGGGGGACAGCCCCGAGCAGGCCGCCGAAACCATCTTCGCGGCCGAAGCCGCCGGCCTTGCCGGCTGCTCGATCGAGGACCACACCGGCGATCCCGACAATCCGATCTACGATTTCTCGCATGCCGTCGAACGCGTTGCCGCGGCGGTCGAGGCGGCTCGCGCGCTCAAGCACGATTTCGTCTTTACCGCGCGGGCCGAGAACTTCCTGTGGGGCAAGACCGATCTCGACGACACGATCAAGCGGCTGCAGGCCTTCGAGAACGCCGGCGCCGATGTGCTCTATGCACCGGGCCTGAGCGACGTCGACATGGTGCGCACGGTCTGCTCGGCGGTGAGCAAACCCATCAATGTCATGGCGCGGCCGGGCTTCACCGTCGCCGAACTTGCCGCAGCCGGCGTCAAACGCATCTCGCTCGGACCATGGCTGACGAATTTCGCCTACGGCATGCTGGAAACGGCGGCGCGCGAGATCCTGCAGGACGGCACCTTCGGCTTCACCCGCGCAGCGATGCCGTTCGGCAAGCTGCAGGCACTGTTCCGCGGAGGCGCTACTGAGCAGGACTAA
- a CDS encoding class II glutamine amidotransferase: MCRWAAYLGEAVFLEDIITAPCHSLIAQSHCAQEAKSPTNGDGFGLAWYGDRPEPGLYRDILPAWSDPNLKSLCRQIKSGLFLAHVRASTGGATSRMNCHPFISGRWSFMHNGQIGGFEKIRRTLENSLSDAVFDQREGTTDSELFFLLMIDEGMSDDPQGAVARATSRVLEASRRAGLEPALKLTAAFSDGQALHAVRYATDDHAPTLYTGAFAKGAGRCIVSEPFDRDGGDWQAIPPSSFVTMTRDGTSIRPFAPAAARLAMAV, translated from the coding sequence ATGTGCCGGTGGGCGGCCTATCTTGGTGAAGCGGTCTTCCTCGAAGACATCATCACCGCGCCCTGCCATTCGCTGATTGCCCAGAGCCACTGCGCCCAGGAAGCCAAGTCGCCGACCAATGGCGACGGTTTCGGCCTCGCCTGGTATGGCGACCGCCCCGAGCCCGGCCTCTATCGCGACATCCTGCCGGCATGGTCCGATCCGAACCTGAAGAGCCTCTGCCGGCAGATCAAATCCGGCCTGTTCCTCGCCCATGTGCGCGCCTCGACCGGCGGCGCCACCAGCCGCATGAATTGTCATCCCTTCATTTCCGGCCGCTGGTCGTTCATGCATAACGGCCAGATCGGCGGCTTCGAAAAAATCCGCCGCACGCTTGAGAATTCGCTCTCCGACGCCGTCTTCGACCAGCGCGAGGGCACCACCGATTCGGAGCTTTTCTTCCTGCTGATGATCGACGAAGGCATGTCCGACGACCCGCAGGGCGCTGTGGCGCGCGCCACCAGCCGTGTGCTGGAAGCCTCGCGCCGCGCAGGTCTCGAACCGGCGCTGAAGCTGACCGCCGCCTTCTCCGACGGCCAGGCGCTGCATGCCGTGCGCTATGCCACCGACGATCATGCGCCGACGCTCTATACCGGCGCCTTCGCCAAAGGCGCCGGCCGCTGCATCGTCTCCGAACCGTTCGACCGTGACGGCGGCGACTGGCAGGCGATCCCGCCGTCGAGTTTCGTCACCATGACCAGGGACGGCACAAGCATCCGTCCGTTTGCGCCGGCCGCCGCGCGGTTGGCAATGGCTGTGTAG
- a CDS encoding HAD family phosphatase, whose product MQVPKLVIFDCDGVLVDTENLANKRLAEWLSGAGFQTTFEYCRKHFSGRSMASVQKEIEAETEVRLGTDFVERWNAGLPDLFAHGVEAIPYVRDFIGKVRAAGIAYCVASSARISKMHITLGQTGLLPLFEHAMFSSTMVGRGKPFPDLFLHAAKTMGFAPDGCIVIEDSVAGTQAGIAAGMRVFSYHADPFSDRDGLAAAGGILFDDMRELAGLVPIH is encoded by the coding sequence ATGCAAGTTCCAAAGCTGGTCATCTTCGACTGCGACGGGGTTCTGGTCGACACAGAGAACCTTGCCAACAAACGCCTCGCCGAATGGCTCTCCGGGGCCGGCTTTCAAACCACATTCGAATATTGCCGCAAGCATTTCTCCGGCCGCAGCATGGCCTCGGTGCAGAAAGAGATCGAGGCGGAGACCGAGGTCAGGCTCGGCACCGATTTCGTCGAACGCTGGAACGCCGGCCTGCCGGACCTGTTCGCGCATGGCGTCGAGGCGATCCCTTATGTTCGCGACTTCATCGGGAAGGTGCGCGCGGCCGGCATCGCCTATTGCGTCGCCTCCTCGGCCCGGATCTCGAAGATGCATATCACGCTCGGCCAGACCGGGCTTTTGCCGCTGTTCGAGCACGCCATGTTCTCCTCGACCATGGTCGGGCGCGGCAAGCCCTTCCCCGACCTCTTCCTCCATGCGGCAAAGACAATGGGGTTCGCGCCGGACGGCTGCATCGTCATCGAGGACAGCGTCGCAGGCACCCAGGCGGGCATCGCCGCCGGCATGCGCGTGTTCTCCTACCACGCCGATCCGTTCTCAGACCGCGACGGGCTGGCCGCGGCCGGCGGCATCCTGTTCGACGACATGCGCGAACTCGCCGGGCTGGTGCCGATCCACTGA
- a CDS encoding Lrp/AsnC family transcriptional regulator, which yields MIHELDASDRRLLAELQRDGTLSVDQLSERVALSRNACWRRVKRLEEDGVITGRVALVDADKLGLGLSVFILIRTSNHDPDWLQKFRAAVTGFAEITGVYRMSGDLDYVLRARVADVKAYDRLYQRLIAKVALSDVSASFVMEEIKETTVVPVELR from the coding sequence ATGATCCATGAACTCGATGCAAGCGATCGAAGATTGCTGGCGGAGCTGCAGCGCGACGGCACGCTTTCCGTCGACCAGTTGTCGGAGCGCGTGGCGCTTTCGCGCAATGCCTGCTGGCGGCGCGTCAAGCGGCTGGAGGAGGACGGCGTCATCACCGGGCGCGTGGCGCTGGTCGATGCCGACAAGCTCGGGCTCGGCCTTTCGGTGTTCATCCTGATCCGTACCTCGAACCACGACCCGGACTGGCTGCAGAAATTCCGGGCCGCGGTGACCGGCTTTGCCGAGATCACCGGCGTCTACCGAATGTCCGGCGACCTCGACTATGTGCTGAGGGCCCGCGTCGCCGACGTCAAAGCCTATGACCGGCTCTACCAGCGGCTGATCGCCAAGGTGGCGCTGTCGGACGTCTCGGCCTCTTTCGTGATGGAAGAAATCAAGGAGACGACCGTCGTTCCGGTGGAGTTGCGCTGA
- a CDS encoding DUF6356 family protein: protein MTTRFTALFTAHPAKVGETYFGHMAFAAWFCSRLSMAAGAALVHAFLPFLFETTASRIVRELYERTQNRGSNAVKEPAALLDRA from the coding sequence ATGACGACACGGTTTACGGCACTCTTCACCGCTCATCCGGCCAAGGTGGGCGAGACCTATTTCGGCCATATGGCCTTTGCCGCCTGGTTCTGTTCCCGCCTGTCGATGGCCGCCGGCGCTGCGCTCGTTCACGCTTTCTTGCCATTTCTGTTCGAGACTACGGCCAGCCGGATCGTTCGCGAGCTCTATGAGCGCACGCAAAACAGAGGCTCAAACGCGGTGAAGGAGCCGGCGGCTCTCTTGGACCGCGCCTGA
- a CDS encoding adenosine kinase: MPEYDVLCIGNAIVDIIAQCDEAFLETNGIIKGAMNLIDTRRAELLYNRMGPAIEASGGSAGNTAAGVASFGGRVAFFGKVSNDALGEIYTHDIHAQGVAFDTRPLRGEPPTARSMIFVTPDGERSMNTYLGACIELGPEDVEADKAAGAKVTYFEGYLWDPPRAKEAIRQTAKLAHAAGREVSMTLSDSFCVDRYRDEFLELMRSGTVDIVFANSHEIRSLYQTASFEDALAAIRKDCKIAAVTRSEKGSVIVRGDETVPIKATAIKELVDTTGAGDLYAAGFLYGYTTGRSLKDCGDLGSLAAGLVIQQIGPRPRQNLRREAEQAGLL; encoded by the coding sequence ATGCCGGAATATGACGTGCTTTGCATCGGCAATGCCATTGTCGACATCATCGCCCAGTGCGACGAGGCCTTCCTCGAAACCAACGGCATCATCAAGGGCGCGATGAACCTCATCGACACCAGGCGTGCCGAGCTGCTCTACAACCGCATGGGACCGGCGATCGAGGCCTCGGGCGGCAGCGCCGGCAACACGGCCGCCGGCGTGGCGAGCTTCGGCGGCCGCGTCGCCTTCTTCGGCAAGGTGTCGAACGACGCGCTCGGCGAGATCTACACCCACGATATCCATGCCCAGGGCGTGGCCTTCGACACCAGGCCGCTCAGAGGCGAACCGCCGACGGCGCGCTCGATGATCTTCGTCACGCCGGACGGCGAGCGCTCGATGAACACCTATCTCGGTGCGTGTATCGAGCTCGGACCGGAAGACGTCGAAGCCGACAAGGCCGCCGGCGCCAAGGTCACCTATTTCGAGGGCTATCTGTGGGATCCGCCGCGCGCCAAGGAGGCGATCCGGCAGACCGCGAAGCTGGCGCACGCCGCAGGCCGCGAAGTGTCGATGACGCTGTCGGATTCCTTCTGTGTCGACCGCTACCGCGACGAGTTCCTCGAGCTGATGCGTTCGGGCACGGTCGATATCGTTTTCGCCAACAGCCACGAGATCAGGTCGCTCTACCAGACCGCTTCCTTCGAGGACGCCCTCGCCGCCATTCGCAAGGACTGCAAGATCGCCGCCGTCACCCGCTCGGAAAAGGGCTCGGTGATCGTGCGCGGCGACGAGACCGTCCCCATCAAGGCGACGGCGATCAAGGAACTGGTCGACACGACCGGCGCCGGCGACCTCTACGCCGCCGGCTTTCTCTATGGCTACACGACCGGACGCAGCCTCAAGGATTGCGGCGACCTCGGCTCGCTGGCGGCCGGCTTGGTGATCCAGCAGATCGGCCCGCGGCCCCGACAAAACCTGCGCCGCGAGGCCGAGCAGGCGGGGCTGCTGTAG